One Flavobacterium cerinum genomic window, ATATAAAAACTATCTTGATTCTAAAGGAAATTTTCAGTTCGGACATATTATTGTAGCAAAAAGGAATGATAGTCTTTTTATCACAGGTAAACTAAAAACAGATAAAAATGGAAAGATAGTTTGCACGGAAAAGTATAATTACGGAAATCTTTTTTTAAAAGATTCAATTCAACGTATATATAGAATAAACAAAAAAAATAAAGCAGTGCTAAAAGAATACAAAGAGTTTTATCAAGGGGTACTTATAAAAGATTTTATACCGGATAAACGGAAATGATTAGAATCCTTTAATTAATCTGATTTGTAATATTTTGTCAGTTTTGTTATAATTGTTATTTGTTTGTTGTTTTTTTAGTATTTTAGATGTTAATTTTTTAAGTTAAATTAAAATTCTGTTGAATGGGAAAGTATAAAATCGAGATTAAATGGGCGTTTATTTTTATTATAATGTCCTTATTATGGATGGTTTTAGAAAAACTATGTGGACTTCATAGTACACATATAGATAAGCAGCAATACTTGACAATGCTTTTTATGATTCCGGCTATTTGGGTCTATGTTCTGGCGTTAAAAGATAAGAAAAAAAAGGACTATGGCGGAATAATGAGTTTTAAACAAGGTGTTATATCCGGATTGATAATCACATTAATTGTAGCTCTTTTTAGTCCGTTGACACAGTGGATTATATCCTGTATCATCACACCGGAATATTTTCCGAATGTTATCGAATATTCCCTTAAAACAGGTTATCATAAAACGAGAGCAGAAGCAGAAGCTTATTTTTCGCTTGAAAATTATATGAAACAAAGTGTTATTGGTGCTTTGATGATGGGATTAATTACCACTTTAATTGTTGCCTTTTTTGTACGTACTGGAAAACCAAAAGACTAATTATAAATAATAAAACTATGAAAGTAATAAAACTGATTATTTGCCTGATTTTCGGACTCATGTTTATCAATGCCGGGCTTAATAAATTTCTAAATTATATGCCTATGGAAGAGATGACAACAGAACAAATGAAAATAATGCAGGCCTTTATAGAAATAACCTGGTTAATGCCTTTAGTAGGTGCAATTGAGATTATTGGAGGATTTCTATTTATTTTACCTAAAACAAGAGCTTTAGGTGCTATTGTTATCCTACCGGTTATGGTGGGGATTTTGTGCCATAATATTACTTTTGAACCATCTGGGATTATTATTGCATTACCATTTTTCTTGATCAACTTATTGGTTATTGCTGACAATTGGAAAAAATACAAACCGATGTTTTCCTGATAATTGTAGTATTATAATATCAAAAATCCTCTTATATTAAAAATACAAGAGGATTTTTATTTAAAGCCATGGTGCTACCTACTTAGTATCCTCAGGGCGGTCTTTTATTTGTGAGGCTTTTAAATGAACCTTTTTTCCTTTTTTGTTTACATAATACTTTTCGTTTTTATTATTGATGTAAACATCAGTTCCATCCGGAGCCATCTTACCTTTCCATACTTTATCCGTGATCTTGGAGGTTCCTTTTACAGCTACTTCAGCAGTTTTATCACCTACCTTTTTCGCTGTTTTTTCAATTTTATCACCTACGCTCTCTTTTTTTTCCTGTGCTTGAACCGTTT contains:
- a CDS encoding DoxX family membrane protein, whose product is MKVIKLIICLIFGLMFINAGLNKFLNYMPMEEMTTEQMKIMQAFIEITWLMPLVGAIEIIGGFLFILPKTRALGAIVILPVMVGILCHNITFEPSGIIIALPFFLINLLVIADNWKKYKPMFS
- a CDS encoding DUF4199 domain-containing protein — encoded protein: MGKYKIEIKWAFIFIIMSLLWMVLEKLCGLHSTHIDKQQYLTMLFMIPAIWVYVLALKDKKKKDYGGIMSFKQGVISGLIITLIVALFSPLTQWIISCIITPEYFPNVIEYSLKTGYHKTRAEAEAYFSLENYMKQSVIGALMMGLITTLIVAFFVRTGKPKD